Proteins co-encoded in one Astyanax mexicanus isolate ESR-SI-001 chromosome 1, AstMex3_surface, whole genome shotgun sequence genomic window:
- the chrm5b gene encoding muscarinic acetylcholine receptor M5b has product MEEDTFHNSTASGNASAVQNIPHDLWEVITIATVSAVVSLITIVGNILVMLSFKVNSQLKTVNNYYLLSLAFADLIIGVFSMNLYTSYIVMGYWALGNLACDLWLALDYVASNASVMNLLVISFDRYFSITRPLTYRAKRTPKRAGIMIGMAWLVSFVLWAPPIICWQYFVGERTVPPDQCQIQFFSEPVITFGTAIAAFYIPVSVMTILYCRIYKETEKRTKDLAELQGLTSVDKYENSKAQKQRSCFGFNTDGHTTQASWSSSNQSNVTKTTTQSDDMWVKSEQANTLNSYTSSEDEERPASEATSQGSYRNQEPEPNELLACYEESHYFTNSIKYCSQKNHKKCISYKFKPALTNINPHKTNTESERKTSHACSSSEQLALSSTSSSNKPMDPNLKSQITKRKRMVLIKEKKAAQTLSAILLAFILTWTPYNIMVLISTFCSDCIPLSLWHLGYWLCYVNSTINPMCYALCNKTFQKTFRMLLLCKWKKKHGEEKLPWSAQNPVMTSKLI; this is encoded by the coding sequence ATGGAGGAGGATACATTTCACAATTCCACTGCAAGTGGAAACGCATCAGCTGTCCAGAACATTCCACATGATCTTTGGGAGGTTATTACTATTGCTACTGTTTCAGCAGTCGTAAGCCTGATCACAATAGTGGGGAACATTCTAGTGATGCTCTCGTTCAAGGTTAACAGCCAGCTGAAGACAGTCAACAACTACTACTTACTCAGTCTGGCTTTTGCAGACCTCATTATCGGAGTGTTCTCCATGAACCTTTACACGTCTTATATTGTGATGGGATACTGGGCTCTGGGAAACTTAGCATGTGATCTGTGGTTAGCGCTGGACTATGTGGCAAGCAATGCATCAGTAATGAATCTGCTGGTGATAAGCTTTGATAGGTATTTCTCCATCACAAGACCTCTTACCTATAGGGCTAAAAGAACACCCAAACGAGCAGGCATCATGATAGGCATGGCATGGCTGGTGTCCTTTGTCTTGTGGGCCCCTCCAATTATATGTTGGCAGTATTTTGTGGGGGAGAGAACAGTTCCTCCTGACCAGTGTCAGATTCAGTTCTTCTCAGAACCTGTGATCACGTTTGGTACAGCTATAGCAGCATTTTACATTCCTGTCTCTGTTATGACCATTTTGTACTGCAGGATCTACAAAGAGACTGAGAAGCGAACAAAAGACTTAGCTGAGCTGCAGGGCCTCACTTCTGTGGACAAATACGAAAACTCAAAAGCACAAAAGCAAAGATCTTGCTTTGGCTTCAACACTGATGGACATACCACACAGGCCTCATGGTCTTCATCCAATCAGAGCAATGTAACCAAGACTACAACACAGTCTGATGACATGTGGGTAAAGTCAGAGCAGGCCAACACACTCAACAGCTACACATCATCTGAGGACGAAGAGCGGCCTGCTTCTGAAGCAACGTCTCAAGGATCCTACAGAAACCAGGAGCCGGAACCAAATGAGCTGTTGGCTTGTTATGAGGAAAGTCACTATTTCACTAATTCTATTAAGTACTGTTCCCAAAAGAACCATAAGAAATGCATCTCCTACAAGTTTAAGCCAGCTCTGACCAACATCAATCCTCATAAAACCAACACAGAGTCAGAAAGGAAAACATCACATGCTTGTTCTTCTTCAGAACAGCTGGCCCTTTCATCAACCTCCTCTTCCAACAAGCCCATGGATCCCAACCTGAAGAGTCAGATCACCAAACGGAAGAGAATGGTTCTCATCAAGGAGAAAAAAGCAGCTCAGACCCTGAGCGCCATCCTGCTGGCCTTCATCCTTACTTGGACTCCGTATAATATCATGGTGCTCATTTCCACCTTCTGCTCTGACTGCATCCCCCTGTCCCTCTGGCACTTGGGCTACTGGCTTTGCTACGTCAACAGCACCATCAATCCTATGTGCTACGCCTTGTGCAACAAGACCTTTCAGAAGACCTTTCGAATGTTACTCCTCTGCAAGTGGAAGAAGAAGCATGGAGAAGAGAAGCTGCCCTGGTCTGCTCAAAATCCAGTAATGACCAGCAAGCTGATCTAG